One part of the Populus alba chromosome 18, ASM523922v2, whole genome shotgun sequence genome encodes these proteins:
- the LOC118051105 gene encoding CHD3-type chromatin-remodeling factor PICKLE isoform X1 codes for MNWCTCNEMSSLVERLRVRSERRPIYNLEESDDDADFVSGKAKKPQEKIERFVRDDAKEDSCQACGESENLLNCETCTYAYHPKCLLPPLKAPFPSNWRCPECVSPLNDIDKLLDSEMRPTVADDSDASKLGSKQIFVKQYLVKWKGLSYLHCTWVPEKEFLKAFKSNPRLKTKVNNFNRQMASNNNSEDDFVAIRPEWTTVDRILACRGVEGEKEYLVKYKELSYDECYWEFESDVSAFQPEIERFNRIQSRSHKPSKQKSSLQDATDSKKKSKEFQQYEHSPEFLSGGSLHPYQLEGLNFLRFSWSKQTHVILADEMGLGKTIQSIAFLASLFEEGISHHLVVAPLSTLRNWEREFATWAPQMNVVMYVGSAQARAVIREYEFYYPKKHKKIKKKKSGQVVTERKQDRIKFDVLLTSYEMINLDTASLKPIKWECMIVDEGHRLKNKDSKLFVSMKQYYSNHRVLLTGTPLQNNLDELFMLMHFLDAGKFASLEEFQEEFKDINQEEQISRLHKMLAPHLLRRVKKDVMKELPPKKELILRVELSSKQKEYYKAILTRNYQILTRRGGAQISLINVVMELRKLCCHPYMLEGVEPDIEDTNESFKQLVETSGKLQLLHKMMVRLKEQGHRVLIYSQFQHMLDLLEDYCTHKKWTYERIDGKVGGAERQIRIDRFNAKNSSRFCFLLSTRAGGLGINLATADTVIIYDSDWNPHADLQAMARAHRLGQTNKVMIYRLITRGTIEERMMQMTKKKMVLEHLVVGRLKAQNINQEELDDIIRYGSKELFADENDEAGKSRQIHYDDTAIHRLLDREQIGDEETSLDDEEEDGFLKAFKVANFKYIDEAEAAAEKEAQKAAMETKSTISNSERTNYWEDLLKDIYEVHKIEESNALGKGKRSRKQMVSVEEDDLAGLEDVSSDGEDDNYEAELTDGETTSSGIQTSGIQTIKRPYKKKGRVDNMEPIPLMEGEGRSFRVLGFNQNQRATFVQILMRYGVGNYDWKEFAPRLKQKTYEEVENYGRLFLTHIAEDLSDSPNFSDGVPKEGLRIQDVLIRIAVLLLIRDKARFASENPGSLLYTDDIMVRYPGLKSGKFWKQEHDSLLLHAVLKHGYGRWQAIVDDKDLKVQEIICKELNLPFIRLPVLGQAASQAQNGSTSNMDNAEAPSTQTQANGTGNVAAADVAHGTTDVANQAQLYQDSSILFHFRDMQRRQVEFIKKRVLLLERGLYAEYQKEYFGGDIKANEITSEEADCETTAADRSSLGSIEISAQMIDQLPRMESIASEEISAAACDDNPDRLALPQLYNKMCTVLEQNVHESIQISLTNQPASLKLRQDLQPLETIYEQINQFLSPSQQKSSTSEQATLGSSKHVQAESQSSQADFHSPSDQLKENDNTTAATEVVEMKDATKEPKLQGTIALSNEELVKETSKSPSDSPPSACPVAPPKEPTCSPGTTEKDVGMVDMNNENDTQH; via the exons ATGAATTGGTGCACGTGTAAT GAAATGAGTAGCTTAGTGGAGAGGCTACGTGTTAGATCAGAAAGGAGGCCAATTTATAACTTGGAGGAATCAGATGATGATGCTGATTTTGTTTCTGGGAAAGCTAAAAAACCCCAGgagaaaattgaaagatttgTCAGGGATGATGcg AAGGAGGATTCCTGTCAAGCTTGCGGAGAGAGTGAGAATCTTCTGAATTGTGAAACTTGCACTTATGCTTACCATCCCAAGTGTCTGCTTCCACCACTAAAAGCTCCTTTTCCTAGCAATTGGAGATGCCCTGAATGT GTTAGCCCTCTGAATGATATTGATAAGTTATTGGACAGTGAAATGCGCCCTACCGTAGCTGATGATAGTGATGCCTCTAAGCTAGGCTCAAAGCAAATTTTTGTAAAACAGTATCTTGTGAAGTGGAAAGGCTTATCTTATCTACATTGcacttg GGTACCTGAGAAAGAGTTCCTAAAAGCTTTCAAGTCAAATCCTCGTCTGAAGACTAAAGTAAACAATTTCAATCGTCAAATGGCGTCGAACAATAACTCTGAGGATGACTTTGTTGCTATCCGACCTGAATGGACAACTGTTGATCGAATTCTTGCTTGCAG GGGAGTTGAGGGTGAGAAGGAATATCTTGTGAAGTACAAGGAACTTTCTTATGATGAATGTTATTGGGAATTTGAATCAGATGTATCTGCATTCCAGCCTGAAATAGAAAGATTTAATAGAATTCAGTCTAGGTCTCACAAACCAAGTAAGCAAAAGAGCAGCCTTCAAGATGCTACTGATTCaaagaagaaatcaaaagaatttcaACAGTATGAACACAGTCCTGAATTTCTTTCTGGAG GCTCATTGCATCCATATCAGCTAGAAGGGCTGAACTTCTTACGTTTTTCTTGGTCCAAACAAACACATGTAATACTTGCTGATGAGATGGGCCTTG GGAAAACCATACAGAGTATTGCATTTTTAGCATCTCTTTTTGAAGAAGGCATCTCTCATCATTTGGTAGTAGCTCCACTTTCAACATTGCGAAACTGGGAACGTGAATTTGCAACATGGGCACCTCAAATGAATGTT GTTATGTATGTTGGCTCTGCACAAGCTCGTGCTGTCATTAGGGAATATGAATTTTACTACCCCAAGAAGCACAAgaagatcaagaaaaagaaatctggTCAAGTTGTCACTGAAAGAAAGCAAGATAGAATAAAATTTGATGTGCTTCTAACGTCTTATGAGATGATTAACTTAGACACAGCATCGCTGAAACCAATAAAGTGGGAGTGCATG ATTGTTGATGAAGGTCATCGTCTAAAAAATAAGGACTCAAAATTGTTTGTCTCGATGAAGCAGTACTATAGTAACCATCGTGTGCTTTTGACTGGAACCCCTCTTCAG AACAATCTGGATGAGCTTTTCATGCTCATGCATTTCCTTGATGCTGGGAAG TTTGCGAGTTTAGAAGAGTTCCAAGAGGAGTTTAAGGATATAAATCAAGAGGAACAGATATCGAGACTTCATAAAATGTTGGCTCCCCATCTCCTTAGAA GGGTGAAGAAGGATGTCATGAAGGAGCTACCTCCAAAGAAGGAACTCATTCTACGTGTTGAACTAAGTAGTAAGCAGAAGGAATATTACAAGGCCATTCTGACTCGTAACTATCAAATACTGACTCGACGTGGCGGTGCACAG ATTTCTCTTATCAATGTGGTTATGGAATTGCGCAAACTCTGTTGTCATCCTTATATGTTAGAAGGAGTGGAACCAGATATAGAAGACACCAATGAATCTTTCAA GCAGCTCGTGGAAACTTCTGGGAAATTGCAACTGTTGCACAAAATGATGGTGAGACTTAAAGAACAAGGACATAGAGTTCTCATTTACTCACAATTTCAGCACATGCTGGACCTACTGGAAGATTACTGCACTCATAAG AAATGGACATATGAACGGATAGATGGAAAGGTTGGTGGAGCTGAGAGACAAATACGCATAGATCGATTTAATGCCAAAAATTCTTCAAGATTTTGCTTTCTTCTCTCAACTAGAGCTGGAGGACTGGGAATAAATCTTGCAACTGCTGATACAGTTATTATTTATGATAG TGATTGGAATCCCCATGCTGATCTTCAAGCGATGGCTAGGGCACATCGACTTGGGCAAACCAACAAG GTAATGATTTATAGGCTCATAACCCGAGGAACTATTGAGGAACGGATGATGCAGATGACTAAGAAGAAAATGGTTTTAGAGCACCTTGTTGTTGGGAGGCTGAAGGCACAAAATATTAACCAA GAAGAGCTAGATGACATCATAAGATATGGTTCAAAGGAGCTTTTTGCTGATGAGAATGATGAAGCAGGAAAATCACGTCAAATTCACTATGACGACACTGCTATACATCG ATTACTTGACCGTGAACAAATTGGAGATGAAGAAACATCATTGGATGATGAAGAGGAAGATGGATTTTTAAAGGCGtttaag GTTGCAAATTTTAAGTATATTGACGAAGCAGAGGCTGCAGCTGAGAAGGAAGCTCAAAAGGCAGCAATGGAAACTAAATCTACCATAAGCAATTCCGAAAGAACAAACTATTGGGAGGACTTGCTAAAAGACATTTATGAAGTGCACAAAATCGAGGAGTCTAATGCTTtgggaaaaggaaagagaagccGTAAGCAG ATGGTCTCTGTTGAAGAAGATGACCTTGCTGGTCTAGAAGATGTAAGCTCTGATGGCGAGGATGATAACTATGAAGCTGAGTTGACTGATGGTGAAACAACTTCATCTGGAATTCAGACATCTGGAATTCAGACAATAAAAAGGCCGTATAAGAAGAAGGGTCGag TGGATAATATGGAGCCAATTCCTCTGATGGAAGGTGAAGGGAGATCATTTAGAGTATTGGGTTTTAATCAAAATCAGAGGGCTACATTTGTACAAATTTTGATGAG GTATGGGGTCGGAAACTATGACTGGAAGGAGTTTGCCCCTCGTTTGAAACAGAAGACATATGAAGAAGTAGAAAA TTATGGAAGATTATTCTTGACGCACATAGCGGAAGATCTATCGGATTCACCTAATTTTTCAG ATGGTGTTCCTAAAGAGGGTCTTAGAATACAAGATGTACTTATTAGGATTGCTGTCCTGCTTTTGATAAGGGATAAG GCAAGGTTTGCATCAGAGAACCCAGGCAGCCTCCTTTACACAGATGACATTATGGTGCGCTACCCAGGCCTGAAGAGTGGAAAATTTTGGAAACAAGAGCATGATTCGTTGTTACTTCATGCGGTATTGAA gCATGGGTATGGAAGATGGCAAGCTATTGTTGATGACAAGGACTTAAAGGTTCAAGAAATCATTTGTAAAGAGTTGAATCTTCCTTTTATAAGACTACCTGTCCTTGGACAAGCTGCTTCTCAAGCACAAAACGGTTCTACTTCTAACATGGATAATGCAGAAGCTCCTAGCACCCAGACACAAGCAAATGGTACTGGAAATGTAGCAGCAGCTGATGTTGCTCATGGAACAACTGATGTTGCAAATCAAGCACAGTTATACCAAGATTCATCTATCTTATTTCATTTTAGAGATATGCAGAGACGACAGGTAGAGTTCATTAAGAAAAGAGTGCTTCTTTTGGAGAGAGGACTCTACGCAGAGTACCAGAAAGAATACTTT GGTGGTGATATAAAAGCAAATGAGATTACAAGTGAAGAGGCTGATTGTGAAACAACGGCGGCTGACAGATCAAGTTTAGGCTCCATAGAGATTAGTGCTCAAATGATTGACCAGTTGCCTCGAATGGAATCAATTG CATCAGAAGAAATTTCAGCTGCTGCTTGTGATGACAATCCCGATAGATTGGCATTACCTCAGCTTTATAACAAG ATGTGCACGGTGTTGGAGCAAAACGTTCATGAATCAATTCAGATATCCTTGACCAACCAACCTGCAAGTCTCAAGTTGAGACAGGATCTTCAGCCATTAGAGACGATTTATGAACAGATAAATcaatttctctctccttcacaACAGAAATCTTCTACTTCAGAACAGGCTACTCTTGGCTCAAGCAAACATGTCCAAGCTGAATCACAGAGCAGTCAGGCAGATTTCCATTCACCATCTGACCAGCTGAAGGAGAATGACAACACCACTGCTGCTACCGAAGTTGTCGAGATGAAAGATGCAACAAAAGAGCCAAAATTGCAAGGAACCATTGCATTATCAAACGAAGAACTAGTTAAAGAAACAAGTAAATCTCCTAGTGATTCTCCACCTTCTGCATGCCCAGTTGCTCCTCCAAAAGAACCAACTTGTTCACCAGGGACAACTGAAAAGGATGTGGGAATGGTCGATATGAATAATGAAAATGACACCCAACACTGA
- the LOC118051105 gene encoding CHD3-type chromatin-remodeling factor PICKLE isoform X2 yields MSSLVERLRVRSERRPIYNLEESDDDADFVSGKAKKPQEKIERFVRDDAKEDSCQACGESENLLNCETCTYAYHPKCLLPPLKAPFPSNWRCPECVSPLNDIDKLLDSEMRPTVADDSDASKLGSKQIFVKQYLVKWKGLSYLHCTWVPEKEFLKAFKSNPRLKTKVNNFNRQMASNNNSEDDFVAIRPEWTTVDRILACRGVEGEKEYLVKYKELSYDECYWEFESDVSAFQPEIERFNRIQSRSHKPSKQKSSLQDATDSKKKSKEFQQYEHSPEFLSGGSLHPYQLEGLNFLRFSWSKQTHVILADEMGLGKTIQSIAFLASLFEEGISHHLVVAPLSTLRNWEREFATWAPQMNVVMYVGSAQARAVIREYEFYYPKKHKKIKKKKSGQVVTERKQDRIKFDVLLTSYEMINLDTASLKPIKWECMIVDEGHRLKNKDSKLFVSMKQYYSNHRVLLTGTPLQNNLDELFMLMHFLDAGKFASLEEFQEEFKDINQEEQISRLHKMLAPHLLRRVKKDVMKELPPKKELILRVELSSKQKEYYKAILTRNYQILTRRGGAQISLINVVMELRKLCCHPYMLEGVEPDIEDTNESFKQLVETSGKLQLLHKMMVRLKEQGHRVLIYSQFQHMLDLLEDYCTHKKWTYERIDGKVGGAERQIRIDRFNAKNSSRFCFLLSTRAGGLGINLATADTVIIYDSDWNPHADLQAMARAHRLGQTNKVMIYRLITRGTIEERMMQMTKKKMVLEHLVVGRLKAQNINQEELDDIIRYGSKELFADENDEAGKSRQIHYDDTAIHRLLDREQIGDEETSLDDEEEDGFLKAFKVANFKYIDEAEAAAEKEAQKAAMETKSTISNSERTNYWEDLLKDIYEVHKIEESNALGKGKRSRKQMVSVEEDDLAGLEDVSSDGEDDNYEAELTDGETTSSGIQTSGIQTIKRPYKKKGRVDNMEPIPLMEGEGRSFRVLGFNQNQRATFVQILMRYGVGNYDWKEFAPRLKQKTYEEVENYGRLFLTHIAEDLSDSPNFSDGVPKEGLRIQDVLIRIAVLLLIRDKARFASENPGSLLYTDDIMVRYPGLKSGKFWKQEHDSLLLHAVLKHGYGRWQAIVDDKDLKVQEIICKELNLPFIRLPVLGQAASQAQNGSTSNMDNAEAPSTQTQANGTGNVAAADVAHGTTDVANQAQLYQDSSILFHFRDMQRRQVEFIKKRVLLLERGLYAEYQKEYFGGDIKANEITSEEADCETTAADRSSLGSIEISAQMIDQLPRMESIASEEISAAACDDNPDRLALPQLYNKMCTVLEQNVHESIQISLTNQPASLKLRQDLQPLETIYEQINQFLSPSQQKSSTSEQATLGSSKHVQAESQSSQADFHSPSDQLKENDNTTAATEVVEMKDATKEPKLQGTIALSNEELVKETSKSPSDSPPSACPVAPPKEPTCSPGTTEKDVGMVDMNNENDTQH; encoded by the exons ATGAGTAGCTTAGTGGAGAGGCTACGTGTTAGATCAGAAAGGAGGCCAATTTATAACTTGGAGGAATCAGATGATGATGCTGATTTTGTTTCTGGGAAAGCTAAAAAACCCCAGgagaaaattgaaagatttgTCAGGGATGATGcg AAGGAGGATTCCTGTCAAGCTTGCGGAGAGAGTGAGAATCTTCTGAATTGTGAAACTTGCACTTATGCTTACCATCCCAAGTGTCTGCTTCCACCACTAAAAGCTCCTTTTCCTAGCAATTGGAGATGCCCTGAATGT GTTAGCCCTCTGAATGATATTGATAAGTTATTGGACAGTGAAATGCGCCCTACCGTAGCTGATGATAGTGATGCCTCTAAGCTAGGCTCAAAGCAAATTTTTGTAAAACAGTATCTTGTGAAGTGGAAAGGCTTATCTTATCTACATTGcacttg GGTACCTGAGAAAGAGTTCCTAAAAGCTTTCAAGTCAAATCCTCGTCTGAAGACTAAAGTAAACAATTTCAATCGTCAAATGGCGTCGAACAATAACTCTGAGGATGACTTTGTTGCTATCCGACCTGAATGGACAACTGTTGATCGAATTCTTGCTTGCAG GGGAGTTGAGGGTGAGAAGGAATATCTTGTGAAGTACAAGGAACTTTCTTATGATGAATGTTATTGGGAATTTGAATCAGATGTATCTGCATTCCAGCCTGAAATAGAAAGATTTAATAGAATTCAGTCTAGGTCTCACAAACCAAGTAAGCAAAAGAGCAGCCTTCAAGATGCTACTGATTCaaagaagaaatcaaaagaatttcaACAGTATGAACACAGTCCTGAATTTCTTTCTGGAG GCTCATTGCATCCATATCAGCTAGAAGGGCTGAACTTCTTACGTTTTTCTTGGTCCAAACAAACACATGTAATACTTGCTGATGAGATGGGCCTTG GGAAAACCATACAGAGTATTGCATTTTTAGCATCTCTTTTTGAAGAAGGCATCTCTCATCATTTGGTAGTAGCTCCACTTTCAACATTGCGAAACTGGGAACGTGAATTTGCAACATGGGCACCTCAAATGAATGTT GTTATGTATGTTGGCTCTGCACAAGCTCGTGCTGTCATTAGGGAATATGAATTTTACTACCCCAAGAAGCACAAgaagatcaagaaaaagaaatctggTCAAGTTGTCACTGAAAGAAAGCAAGATAGAATAAAATTTGATGTGCTTCTAACGTCTTATGAGATGATTAACTTAGACACAGCATCGCTGAAACCAATAAAGTGGGAGTGCATG ATTGTTGATGAAGGTCATCGTCTAAAAAATAAGGACTCAAAATTGTTTGTCTCGATGAAGCAGTACTATAGTAACCATCGTGTGCTTTTGACTGGAACCCCTCTTCAG AACAATCTGGATGAGCTTTTCATGCTCATGCATTTCCTTGATGCTGGGAAG TTTGCGAGTTTAGAAGAGTTCCAAGAGGAGTTTAAGGATATAAATCAAGAGGAACAGATATCGAGACTTCATAAAATGTTGGCTCCCCATCTCCTTAGAA GGGTGAAGAAGGATGTCATGAAGGAGCTACCTCCAAAGAAGGAACTCATTCTACGTGTTGAACTAAGTAGTAAGCAGAAGGAATATTACAAGGCCATTCTGACTCGTAACTATCAAATACTGACTCGACGTGGCGGTGCACAG ATTTCTCTTATCAATGTGGTTATGGAATTGCGCAAACTCTGTTGTCATCCTTATATGTTAGAAGGAGTGGAACCAGATATAGAAGACACCAATGAATCTTTCAA GCAGCTCGTGGAAACTTCTGGGAAATTGCAACTGTTGCACAAAATGATGGTGAGACTTAAAGAACAAGGACATAGAGTTCTCATTTACTCACAATTTCAGCACATGCTGGACCTACTGGAAGATTACTGCACTCATAAG AAATGGACATATGAACGGATAGATGGAAAGGTTGGTGGAGCTGAGAGACAAATACGCATAGATCGATTTAATGCCAAAAATTCTTCAAGATTTTGCTTTCTTCTCTCAACTAGAGCTGGAGGACTGGGAATAAATCTTGCAACTGCTGATACAGTTATTATTTATGATAG TGATTGGAATCCCCATGCTGATCTTCAAGCGATGGCTAGGGCACATCGACTTGGGCAAACCAACAAG GTAATGATTTATAGGCTCATAACCCGAGGAACTATTGAGGAACGGATGATGCAGATGACTAAGAAGAAAATGGTTTTAGAGCACCTTGTTGTTGGGAGGCTGAAGGCACAAAATATTAACCAA GAAGAGCTAGATGACATCATAAGATATGGTTCAAAGGAGCTTTTTGCTGATGAGAATGATGAAGCAGGAAAATCACGTCAAATTCACTATGACGACACTGCTATACATCG ATTACTTGACCGTGAACAAATTGGAGATGAAGAAACATCATTGGATGATGAAGAGGAAGATGGATTTTTAAAGGCGtttaag GTTGCAAATTTTAAGTATATTGACGAAGCAGAGGCTGCAGCTGAGAAGGAAGCTCAAAAGGCAGCAATGGAAACTAAATCTACCATAAGCAATTCCGAAAGAACAAACTATTGGGAGGACTTGCTAAAAGACATTTATGAAGTGCACAAAATCGAGGAGTCTAATGCTTtgggaaaaggaaagagaagccGTAAGCAG ATGGTCTCTGTTGAAGAAGATGACCTTGCTGGTCTAGAAGATGTAAGCTCTGATGGCGAGGATGATAACTATGAAGCTGAGTTGACTGATGGTGAAACAACTTCATCTGGAATTCAGACATCTGGAATTCAGACAATAAAAAGGCCGTATAAGAAGAAGGGTCGag TGGATAATATGGAGCCAATTCCTCTGATGGAAGGTGAAGGGAGATCATTTAGAGTATTGGGTTTTAATCAAAATCAGAGGGCTACATTTGTACAAATTTTGATGAG GTATGGGGTCGGAAACTATGACTGGAAGGAGTTTGCCCCTCGTTTGAAACAGAAGACATATGAAGAAGTAGAAAA TTATGGAAGATTATTCTTGACGCACATAGCGGAAGATCTATCGGATTCACCTAATTTTTCAG ATGGTGTTCCTAAAGAGGGTCTTAGAATACAAGATGTACTTATTAGGATTGCTGTCCTGCTTTTGATAAGGGATAAG GCAAGGTTTGCATCAGAGAACCCAGGCAGCCTCCTTTACACAGATGACATTATGGTGCGCTACCCAGGCCTGAAGAGTGGAAAATTTTGGAAACAAGAGCATGATTCGTTGTTACTTCATGCGGTATTGAA gCATGGGTATGGAAGATGGCAAGCTATTGTTGATGACAAGGACTTAAAGGTTCAAGAAATCATTTGTAAAGAGTTGAATCTTCCTTTTATAAGACTACCTGTCCTTGGACAAGCTGCTTCTCAAGCACAAAACGGTTCTACTTCTAACATGGATAATGCAGAAGCTCCTAGCACCCAGACACAAGCAAATGGTACTGGAAATGTAGCAGCAGCTGATGTTGCTCATGGAACAACTGATGTTGCAAATCAAGCACAGTTATACCAAGATTCATCTATCTTATTTCATTTTAGAGATATGCAGAGACGACAGGTAGAGTTCATTAAGAAAAGAGTGCTTCTTTTGGAGAGAGGACTCTACGCAGAGTACCAGAAAGAATACTTT GGTGGTGATATAAAAGCAAATGAGATTACAAGTGAAGAGGCTGATTGTGAAACAACGGCGGCTGACAGATCAAGTTTAGGCTCCATAGAGATTAGTGCTCAAATGATTGACCAGTTGCCTCGAATGGAATCAATTG CATCAGAAGAAATTTCAGCTGCTGCTTGTGATGACAATCCCGATAGATTGGCATTACCTCAGCTTTATAACAAG ATGTGCACGGTGTTGGAGCAAAACGTTCATGAATCAATTCAGATATCCTTGACCAACCAACCTGCAAGTCTCAAGTTGAGACAGGATCTTCAGCCATTAGAGACGATTTATGAACAGATAAATcaatttctctctccttcacaACAGAAATCTTCTACTTCAGAACAGGCTACTCTTGGCTCAAGCAAACATGTCCAAGCTGAATCACAGAGCAGTCAGGCAGATTTCCATTCACCATCTGACCAGCTGAAGGAGAATGACAACACCACTGCTGCTACCGAAGTTGTCGAGATGAAAGATGCAACAAAAGAGCCAAAATTGCAAGGAACCATTGCATTATCAAACGAAGAACTAGTTAAAGAAACAAGTAAATCTCCTAGTGATTCTCCACCTTCTGCATGCCCAGTTGCTCCTCCAAAAGAACCAACTTGTTCACCAGGGACAACTGAAAAGGATGTGGGAATGGTCGATATGAATAATGAAAATGACACCCAACACTGA